A DNA window from Helianthus annuus cultivar XRQ/B chromosome 15, HanXRQr2.0-SUNRISE, whole genome shotgun sequence contains the following coding sequences:
- the LOC110913069 gene encoding adrenodoxin-like protein 2, mitochondrial — protein sequence MFISKLSRLGAQAFKGLSKAPLTIRPKRSFFPIVQKDYLEPASCKLFSTTAIGNSQEKEESQKISVTFFDKDGEQEIKVPVGMSMLEAAHENDIELEGACEGSLACSTCHVIVMDVEQYNKLEDPTDEENDMLDLAFGLTETSRLGCQVIAKPELDGLRLALPAATRNFAVDGYKPKPH from the exons ATGTTCATTTCTAAATTATCAAGACTTGGAGCTCAGGCGTTCAAGGGCTTATCAAAAG CTCCACTAACAATTAGACCAAAACGGTCATTTTTCCCTATAGTTCAGAAAGACTATTTGGAGCCCGCG AGCTGTAAATTATTCTCTACTACAGCCATCGGAAATTcacaagaaaaagaagaaagccAAAA GATCTCTGTGACCTTCTTTGACAAAGATGGAGAGCAGGAAATTAAGGTTCCTGTTGGAATGTCAATGCTAGAAGCTGCCCATGAGAATGACATAGAGCTTGAAG GAGCTTGTGAAGGTTCACTTGCTTGTTCCACGTGTCATGTGATTGTCATG GATGTGGAACAGTATAATAAGCTGGAAGACCCTACAGACGAAGAGAATGATATGCTAGATCTTGCTTTTGGACTGACTGAAAC GTCTCGGCTTGGTTGTCAAGTAATTGCAAAACCTGAACTTGATGGCCTTCGTCTAGCACTTCCTGCTGCTACTAGAAATTTTGCTGTTGATGGATACAAACCAAAACCACACTAA
- the LOC118487132 gene encoding uncharacterized protein LOC118487132, with amino-acid sequence MPDTVESSGSGKIPTPPALHPVYTVTNIQNKVRILDGTKVTYSSWVKLFQLNARGYKVLDHIDGTKPPAKDDTNYDLWMEIDAIVLQWIYATLSDELLVRVLEQESTALEAWVRLKNIFLNNKGSRAAALDDAFTNLTLKSMPSLQAYCQKLRELAGQLADVDCPVDEKRLVMKLVRGLPPEYDVVAAQLNQLLPSWEDAVNLLDSEERRQKARENPSFVAAATHTTPSNTSDSPAPHRENTYRGQPRSGQQRRNNGPRPNRGPTSQNGQQRPPQPRNGPWTSSSQQWPPYTPWWVGPTGSPAGWAPPPCPYPTQAGWASPWQQGFQQPSPRPNGNRPATGSTSRTSPQAHITDYDPLQPTHIAEAFQAVPTAQPTEFDPLQPTDIGEAFHAFTMDSGDPNWIMDTGASNHLHADSGLQDWEDVDPSRQ; translated from the exons ATGCCAGACACCGTTGAATCGTCCGGCTCCGGCAAAATCCCAACCCCACCTGCGTTGCACCCGGTGTATACCGTCACTAACATCCAGAACAAGGTTCGGATATTGGACGGCACGAAAGTTACTTACTCGTCTTGGGTGAAGCTATTCCAATTAAATGCCCGTGGCTACAAGGTGCTCGACCACATCGACGGCACCAAACCACCAGCTAAAGATGACACAAACTATGATTTGTGGATGGAGATTGACGCAATAGTTCTGCAGTGGATTTATGCCACACTCTCTGATGAACTATTGGTTCGTGTTCTTGAACAAGAATCCACCGCGCTTGAGGCTTGGGTTCGCCTCAAGAACATTTTTCTCAATAACAAAGGATCCCGCGCTGCTGCTCTTGACGATGCCTTCACCAATCTAACCCTGAAATCCATGCCCTCACTCCAAGCCTATTGTCAAAAATTAAGAGAACTCGCTGGTCAATTGGCTGATGTCGACTGCCCTGTCGATGAGAAACGTCTTGTTATGAAGCTGGTACGTGGCCTTCCTCCAGAGTATGATGTGGTTGCTGCTCAATTGAATCAGTTGTTACCTTCGTGGGAGGATGCCGTCAACCTCCTTGACTCTGAAGAGAGACGCCAAAAGGCTCGGGAAAATCCTTCATTTGTTGCAGCTGCCACACACACCACGCCATCTAACACATCGGATTCGCCTGCTCCTCACCGTGAAAACACCTACCGGGGCCAACCCAGATCTGGTCAACAACGTCGCAACAATGGGCCAAGGCCCAATCGTGGCCCGACTTCCCAAAATGGCCAGCAACGTCCTCCACAACCACGTAATGGGCCATGGACTTCCTCTTCTCAACAGTGGCCTCCGTACACTCCTTGGTGGGTCGGCCCAACTGGATCACCTGCTGGTTGGGCTCCGCCACCCTGCCCATACCCAACCCAAGCAGGTTGGGCCTCTCCTTGGCAGCAAGGCTTTCAACAACCATCACCCAGGCCCAATGGGAACCGGCCCGCTACTGGCTCAACTTCACGTACCTCACCTCAGGCCCATATCACAGATTATGATCCTCTCCAGCCCACACATATCGCTGAAGCATTTCAAGCAGTACCCACAGCCCAACCAACCGAGTTCGACCCCTTGCAGCCTACTGACATTGGTGAGGCGTTTCATGCATTCACGATGGACTCGGGTGACCCGAACTGGATAATGGACACGGGCGCATCCAACCATCTCCATGCCGACTCAG GATTACAAGACTGGGAAGATGTTGACCCGTCACGACAGTGA